From the genome of Fervidobacterium thailandense, one region includes:
- a CDS encoding methyl-accepting chemotaxis protein, whose protein sequence is MKNWSFLWKISFIAFMLTGALVVVGVISVLMLRSSIISDTMTNLKSMADGSADSLQNFLSGYTQLVDFLSNDANVKGVYKNEYGEEEWMKKLFHSVLKSYPNVMYVYAGFKDKRMYLIPETELPEGYDPTTRPWYKDAVANAGKIIITKPYPDAATGKLVVTVAKTIQTEEGIVGVVALDFDISVLTKLLLSKGKDLGYSNAVVAEDGTILLHTDEKLVGKNVRDTEFFQKWITGPESGVFGYTFNNVRRITGYKRLPNGWIFATLVLEKDLMGRVNYITIVLTSIITIAAIVAFLIAVFIIRIYVTKPLKELVSTAEKVASGDLTAQVSLDSKDELGKLAGVLNTMIQSLREIANRISSDSSVVKQEAAQVAAVSEEVSATVEELTAQVENVNSNINNASAAIEELTSGIEEVAASAQNVANASQKLSEEANKVSTLASNGQKAILTITDVINQTKEKANVTYQTVERLSESAKNIGEIVDTINSIAEQTNLLALNAAIEAARAGEAGRGFAVVADEIRKLAEESKQATQNIANILRGILDESLKASEATRETVEIVNKATEQANLVRGQFQEILDSIVRMSQMVENLAASAQEQSAAAEEMSSAMDSASKSMVSVVEQMSEVTAAIKQQADAISTVARTAENLDDLAEKLVETVRRFKV, encoded by the coding sequence ATGAAGAACTGGAGTTTCCTTTGGAAGATCTCGTTCATAGCGTTCATGCTCACAGGTGCTCTCGTGGTGGTCGGGGTTATTTCGGTGCTCATGCTTCGCTCGAGTATCATAAGTGATACGATGACAAACCTCAAGTCGATGGCGGATGGGAGTGCGGATAGTTTACAAAACTTTCTTTCGGGCTATACTCAGTTAGTTGACTTTTTATCGAATGATGCAAACGTCAAAGGTGTCTACAAGAACGAGTACGGTGAAGAAGAGTGGATGAAGAAGTTGTTCCACAGCGTTCTAAAGAGTTATCCGAACGTCATGTACGTATACGCAGGGTTCAAGGATAAGCGAATGTACTTAATCCCAGAAACTGAGTTGCCCGAAGGTTACGATCCAACAACGCGCCCGTGGTACAAAGATGCGGTAGCCAACGCTGGAAAAATCATTATCACGAAACCGTACCCGGATGCTGCAACCGGGAAGTTGGTGGTGACCGTTGCTAAAACCATTCAAACTGAGGAGGGAATCGTGGGCGTAGTGGCTCTCGACTTCGATATCTCCGTTTTGACAAAGCTTCTTCTTTCGAAAGGTAAAGACCTTGGTTATTCGAATGCGGTGGTCGCGGAAGACGGAACGATTCTTCTTCACACTGACGAAAAGTTGGTGGGTAAAAACGTCAGAGACACGGAGTTCTTCCAAAAGTGGATCACCGGGCCTGAAAGTGGGGTGTTTGGGTACACGTTCAACAACGTTAGGAGGATAACGGGTTACAAACGGTTACCGAATGGTTGGATATTTGCCACTCTCGTGCTCGAAAAGGATCTGATGGGAAGAGTTAATTACATCACCATTGTACTAACGTCGATAATTACCATAGCTGCGATCGTTGCTTTCTTGATCGCGGTATTCATCATAAGGATTTACGTAACAAAGCCTTTGAAAGAACTTGTTTCAACTGCCGAGAAAGTGGCCAGTGGAGACTTGACGGCGCAGGTGAGTCTTGACAGCAAAGACGAGCTTGGTAAATTGGCTGGTGTTTTGAATACGATGATCCAGTCACTCAGGGAAATAGCAAACAGAATCAGCAGTGATTCGAGCGTTGTGAAGCAAGAAGCTGCCCAAGTTGCGGCTGTTTCAGAAGAAGTGAGTGCAACTGTCGAGGAACTCACCGCCCAGGTTGAGAATGTTAACTCGAACATCAACAACGCTTCCGCGGCAATCGAAGAGCTTACGAGTGGTATTGAAGAGGTGGCGGCAAGTGCCCAGAACGTTGCGAACGCATCCCAGAAACTTAGCGAGGAAGCCAACAAGGTTTCCACTCTCGCGAGCAACGGTCAAAAAGCGATACTCACCATCACGGATGTGATCAATCAGACAAAAGAGAAGGCAAACGTTACGTACCAGACGGTGGAGAGGTTGTCAGAAAGTGCGAAGAACATAGGGGAGATAGTGGACACGATCAACTCGATAGCGGAACAGACGAACTTGCTTGCGTTGAACGCGGCGATAGAGGCAGCCAGGGCAGGAGAAGCTGGAAGGGGATTTGCGGTTGTTGCGGATGAGATTAGGAAGCTTGCTGAGGAGAGTAAGCAAGCGACGCAGAACATAGCGAATATATTGAGGGGTATACTGGATGAAAGCTTGAAAGCGAGCGAGGCAACGAGAGAGACGGTGGAGATAGTGAACAAAGCAACGGAACAGGCGAACCTGGTAAGGGGTCAATTCCAGGAGATACTGGACAGTATAGTAAGGATGTCGCAGATGGTAGAGAACCTAGCGGCGAGTGCGCAAGAGCAGAGTGCGGCGGCGGAAGAGATGAGCAGTGCAATGGATAGTGCGAGCAAGTCGATGGTGAGTGTGGTGGAGCAGATGTCGGAAGTGACGGCTGCGATAAAACAGCAGGCGGATGCAATCAGTACGGTGGCGAGGACGGCGGAGAATTTGGACGACTTGGCAGAGAAGCTGGTTGAAACTGTAAGAAGGTTTAAGGTGTAG
- a CDS encoding alpha/beta hydrolase-fold protein, with translation MIRFGKLLIFFAMILTVVSATKIFGYKVTFIVEVPTYTPDDAEIFIAGNFNGWNPGDPRFRLYREGWYYVGTFELSGRIEFKFTRGSWETVEKGSRGEEIANRVLEIQDDMEVKLVVMHWRDFVEKGKAGMRKTYTGNIKLIENFYSPELGNYRNIIIYLPPDYESSTERYPVLYMHDGQNIFDKSTSFSGIEWEADESAERLIKEGAIRPIIIVGIYNTGVERRNEYSPWVDENYGGGKGDLYAKFIVETLKPYIDANFRTLPDRENTAICGSSMGGLISLYIGLKHNDVFSMLGVMSPAFWFANKKIFDYVKENEFQYPTKIYMDVGTAEGSNPEVYLFDARNMNKLLQMKKNVDLLYLEDRNAPHSESAWARRFPELLMFFFGKE, from the coding sequence GTGATACGTTTTGGAAAGCTGTTAATCTTCTTTGCGATGATACTAACCGTAGTGTCTGCCACTAAAATTTTTGGGTATAAAGTAACATTCATCGTTGAAGTTCCCACGTACACACCTGATGATGCTGAGATATTCATAGCTGGAAATTTCAACGGTTGGAATCCTGGTGATCCGCGGTTTAGACTGTACAGGGAAGGTTGGTACTACGTTGGCACCTTCGAACTCTCGGGAAGGATAGAATTCAAGTTCACGAGAGGTTCTTGGGAAACGGTAGAAAAGGGCTCTCGCGGTGAGGAGATAGCCAACCGAGTTTTGGAGATTCAAGATGACATGGAGGTCAAACTTGTTGTGATGCATTGGAGGGATTTTGTGGAAAAGGGGAAGGCTGGGATGAGAAAGACGTACACCGGGAACATCAAGCTGATTGAAAATTTCTATTCTCCCGAGCTTGGAAATTACAGAAACATCATCATCTATTTACCTCCGGATTATGAAAGCTCAACGGAACGCTACCCTGTTTTGTACATGCACGATGGTCAGAACATTTTCGACAAATCAACTTCGTTCAGTGGCATCGAATGGGAAGCGGATGAATCTGCTGAGCGATTGATAAAGGAAGGAGCTATAAGGCCGATCATCATCGTCGGTATTTACAACACTGGTGTCGAGAGGAGAAACGAATACTCCCCGTGGGTTGATGAAAACTACGGTGGAGGCAAAGGAGATTTGTACGCAAAGTTCATCGTCGAAACGCTCAAGCCGTACATCGATGCAAATTTCAGAACGCTACCGGATCGTGAAAACACAGCTATTTGTGGGTCGTCCATGGGAGGATTAATCTCCTTGTACATCGGGTTGAAACACAACGATGTTTTTTCAATGCTCGGTGTCATGAGCCCCGCGTTTTGGTTTGCGAATAAGAAGATATTCGATTACGTAAAAGAAAACGAATTCCAGTATCCGACAAAAATTTATATGGATGTTGGAACTGCGGAGGGTTCCAATCCCGAGGTGTACCTCTTCGATGCAAGGAACATGAACAAGCTACTTCAGATGAAGAAAAACGTGGATTTGTTGTACTTGGAAGACAGGAATGCACCACACTCCGAAAGTGCGTGGGCAAGGAGGTTTCCCGAACTATTGATGTTCTTCTTTGGAAAGGAGTGA
- a CDS encoding endonuclease NucS domain-containing protein: protein MGYFLLAVSSKENLEICLQYNMAGFPGSQSGFWTFLEIEEGDYVSFLYGARIYNLYRVVKKKAFKNLSDPWKPIRFKSGKVYTFPYRLLLVPVRTFNESIVRPEFLYVAEDLLLRGGYRKTHFQAYQITLHFVSTLGQEIRSMNVSYYSAPEELEYVPKISLGNTKPRDGTVAFNELILQVLVKRKLGDVLGEIFDRLGIDGSGEEWEILSEKATEQGFVDLLIKPKYPLESARQIIVEVKKGKARKDSVEQVLDYIDKSANSVAGILIASDFDEKIVKLAKEKDGKILLLKYSLSTCGDGICTFEEMANKFNLEPVK from the coding sequence ATGGGCTACTTTCTACTGGCAGTATCGAGCAAAGAGAATTTGGAAATTTGTCTACAGTACAACATGGCCGGTTTCCCAGGTAGCCAGAGTGGATTTTGGACGTTTCTCGAAATAGAAGAGGGTGATTACGTTTCATTTCTGTACGGTGCGCGGATATACAACCTTTACAGGGTTGTGAAAAAGAAGGCGTTCAAAAACTTATCCGATCCGTGGAAACCTATTAGGTTCAAGTCGGGGAAGGTTTACACTTTTCCCTACAGACTTCTTCTTGTTCCCGTTAGGACTTTCAACGAGTCTATTGTACGCCCGGAATTCTTGTACGTTGCCGAGGATTTGTTGCTAAGAGGAGGCTACAGGAAGACACATTTTCAAGCGTATCAGATCACGCTGCATTTTGTCTCGACCTTAGGGCAAGAAATTAGGTCTATGAACGTAAGTTACTATTCCGCTCCGGAAGAGTTGGAGTATGTGCCAAAAATATCGCTTGGAAATACGAAGCCAAGGGACGGGACAGTTGCGTTCAACGAGTTGATTTTGCAGGTCTTAGTTAAGAGAAAATTGGGGGATGTATTAGGAGAAATTTTTGACAGGCTCGGGATCGATGGCAGCGGAGAAGAGTGGGAAATCCTCAGTGAGAAAGCCACCGAGCAGGGCTTCGTTGACCTGTTGATAAAACCGAAGTACCCGTTGGAGTCTGCTCGGCAAATAATCGTTGAAGTAAAGAAAGGAAAAGCAAGAAAAGATTCGGTCGAGCAGGTCCTCGATTACATTGATAAAAGCGCGAACTCGGTTGCTGGTATCCTAATTGCCAGCGATTTCGATGAAAAAATCGTTAAGTTGGCAAAGGAAAAGGATGGAAAGATCTTGCTACTGAAGTACAGTTTAAGTACCTGCGGTGATGGAATATGCACGTTCGAAGAAATGGCCAATAAATTCAATTTGGAGCCTGTGAAATAA